One window from the genome of Pseudomonas fluorescens encodes:
- a CDS encoding C40 family peptidase, with the protein MSTSARLALIFLAALLSACASRTPPPAPVVRAPVVFAPSQSFSPAAEDVLFRALGLVGTPYRWGGNTPDSGFDCSGLIGYVYRDAAGISLPRSTREMIGMRAPDVGKNALQTGDLIFFATNGGSQVSHAGIYVGEGRFVHAPATGGTVKLDSLSKAYWQKAYLGAKRVLQPEHLARNP; encoded by the coding sequence ATGTCGACGTCGGCCCGCCTCGCGCTCATCTTCCTCGCCGCACTGCTCAGTGCGTGCGCCAGCCGAACCCCGCCGCCAGCACCTGTGGTACGGGCCCCGGTGGTCTTTGCCCCCTCGCAATCCTTTTCCCCTGCCGCCGAAGACGTCCTGTTCCGGGCTCTGGGCCTGGTGGGGACGCCGTACCGCTGGGGCGGCAACACGCCGGATTCGGGCTTCGATTGCAGTGGCTTGATCGGTTATGTGTACCGCGACGCCGCCGGTATTTCCCTGCCGCGCTCCACGCGCGAGATGATCGGCATGCGCGCCCCGGATGTCGGCAAGAACGCCTTGCAGACCGGCGATTTGATTTTCTTCGCCACCAACGGCGGCTCTCAGGTCAGCCATGCCGGGATCTATGTCGGCGAGGGGCGCTTCGTCCACGCACCGGCCACGGGCGGCACGGTCAAGCTCGACAGCCTGTCCAAGGCCTATTGGCAAAAGGCTTACCTGGGCGCCAAGCGTGTGTTGCAGCCGGAGCACCTGGCGCGTAATCCCTGA
- the hda gene encoding DnaA regulatory inactivator Hda, which yields MKPIQLPLGVRLRDDATFINYYPGANAAALGYVERLCEADAGWTESLIYLWGKDGVGRTHLLQAACLRFEQLGEPAVYLPLAELLDRGVEILDNLEQYELVCLDDLQAVAGKADWEEALFHLFNRLRDSGRRLLIAASTSPRELPVKLADLKSRLTLALIFQMRPLSDEDKLRALQLRASRRGLHLTDEVGHFILTRGTRSMSALFELLERLDQASLQAQRKLTIPFLKETLGW from the coding sequence ATGAAACCGATTCAGCTGCCCCTAGGTGTGCGTCTGCGTGATGACGCTACCTTTATCAACTACTACCCAGGCGCCAATGCCGCTGCACTCGGCTATGTCGAGCGGCTCTGCGAAGCCGACGCCGGCTGGACCGAAAGCCTGATCTATCTGTGGGGCAAGGACGGGGTAGGGCGCACGCACCTGTTGCAGGCGGCTTGCCTGCGGTTCGAGCAGTTGGGCGAGCCGGCCGTGTATCTGCCGCTGGCTGAATTGCTGGATCGCGGCGTTGAAATCCTCGACAACCTTGAACAGTACGAACTGGTCTGCCTGGACGACCTCCAGGCCGTGGCCGGCAAGGCTGACTGGGAAGAAGCGCTGTTTCACCTGTTCAATCGGTTGCGCGACAGCGGTCGGCGCTTGTTGATCGCCGCCTCGACGTCGCCTCGGGAGCTGCCGGTGAAACTGGCGGATCTCAAATCCCGTCTCACCCTGGCGCTGATTTTCCAGATGCGCCCGTTGTCCGACGAAGACAAACTCCGTGCCTTGCAGCTACGCGCTTCCCGACGTGGCCTGCACCTGACCGATGAAGTCGGGCATTTCATCCTCACCCGTGGCACCCGCAGCATGAGCGCATTGTTCGAGCTACTCGAGCGCCTCGACCAAGCCTCGCTCCAGGCCCAGCGCAAGCTGACTATTCCTTTTTTGAAAGAAACTTTGGGCTGGTAG
- the purM gene encoding phosphoribosylformylglycinamidine cyclo-ligase, with protein sequence MSKQPSLSYKDAGVDIDAGEALVERIKSVAKRTARPEVMGGLGGFGALCEIPAGYKQPVLVSGTDGVGTKLRLALNLNKHDSIGIDLVAMCVNDLVVCGAEPLFFLDYYATGKLNVDTAAQVVTGIGAGCELSGCSLVGGETAEMPGMYEGEDYDLAGFCVGVVEKAEIIDGSKVAAGDALLALPSSGPHSNGYSLIRKIIEVSGADIENTQLDGKPLADLLMAPTRIYVKPLLKLIKDTGAVKAMAHITGGGLLDNIPRVLPKGAQAVVDVASWTRPAVFDWLQEKGNVDETEMHRVLNCGVGMVICVAQEHVETALNVLREAGEQPWVIGQIATAAEGAAQVELKNLKAH encoded by the coding sequence ATGAGCAAGCAACCCTCCCTGAGCTACAAGGACGCCGGTGTAGACATCGACGCCGGTGAAGCATTGGTCGAACGCATCAAGAGCGTCGCCAAGCGCACTGCGCGCCCGGAAGTCATGGGCGGCCTGGGCGGTTTCGGCGCCCTCTGCGAGATCCCGGCCGGCTACAAGCAACCGGTGCTGGTCTCGGGCACCGACGGCGTCGGCACCAAGCTGCGCCTGGCCCTGAACCTGAACAAGCACGACAGCATCGGCATCGACCTGGTGGCCATGTGCGTGAACGACCTGGTGGTGTGCGGTGCCGAGCCGCTGTTCTTCCTTGACTACTACGCCACCGGCAAACTGAACGTCGACACCGCTGCCCAGGTCGTGACCGGCATCGGCGCCGGCTGCGAACTGTCCGGCTGCTCCCTGGTCGGCGGCGAAACCGCTGAAATGCCCGGCATGTACGAAGGCGAAGACTACGACCTGGCCGGCTTCTGCGTCGGCGTCGTGGAGAAAGCCGAAATCATCGACGGCTCGAAAGTCGCCGCTGGCGATGCCCTGCTCGCCCTGCCTTCCTCCGGCCCGCACTCCAACGGCTACTCGCTGATCCGCAAGATCATCGAAGTCTCGGGTGCCGACATTGAAAACACCCAGCTCGACGGCAAGCCACTGGCCGACCTGCTGATGGCTCCGACCCGCATCTACGTCAAGCCGCTGCTCAAGCTGATCAAGGACACCGGTGCCGTCAAGGCCATGGCCCACATCACCGGTGGCGGCCTGCTGGACAACATCCCGCGTGTGCTGCCAAAAGGCGCCCAGGCCGTGGTCGACGTGGCGAGCTGGACCCGTCCGGCGGTGTTCGACTGGCTGCAAGAAAAAGGCAATGTCGATGAAACCGAAATGCACCGCGTGCTGAACTGCGGCGTGGGCATGGTCATCTGCGTAGCCCAGGAGCACGTCGAGACCGCCCTGAACGTCCTGCGTGAAGCCGGCGAACAGCCTTGGGTCATCGGCCAGATCGCCACCGCGGCCGAAGGCGCCGCACAGGTCGAGCTGAAAAACCTTAAGGCACACTGA
- a CDS encoding DUF2066 domain-containing protein: MRLFKFLSVGCLSLISLASHAETVNGLYQVLEPVTSQTPEERNQATLRALDTLVLRLTGDAKAAQNPGLAAIRQDPQQIILQYGYDAGPPESLKVDFDPASTDRALRSAGLSLWSANRPSILGWWLNDSAEGSSLVGDGQASATPLRRAAQHRGLALHLPLADLSEQIVATAPNLEGSDPAPLRDASERYAADALLAVHAKEEGGQWHGTWRLWLGDQREQGTAQGADPAALADAVMLAVSQRLAPRFVAKPGVATEQLLEVQGMNLERYAALGRLLEPFAGQLQRVEGDRIVYRVNGSAEQLKAQLALARLQEVPAGEAVAPVPVAPPAADGSAPVAAPAPAPAANLRFRW, from the coding sequence ATGCGTTTGTTCAAATTCTTGTCCGTGGGCTGCTTGTCGCTGATCAGCCTGGCGAGCCATGCCGAAACCGTCAATGGCCTCTATCAAGTGCTCGAACCGGTCACCAGCCAGACGCCGGAGGAGCGCAACCAGGCGACGTTGCGCGCCCTGGATACGCTGGTGCTGCGCCTGACCGGCGATGCCAAGGCGGCCCAGAATCCCGGGTTGGCGGCCATCCGCCAGGACCCGCAACAGATCATTCTTCAATATGGCTACGACGCCGGCCCGCCGGAAAGCCTCAAGGTGGATTTCGACCCGGCGAGTACCGACCGGGCATTGCGCTCGGCAGGCTTGTCGCTCTGGAGCGCGAACCGGCCATCGATCCTGGGCTGGTGGCTGAACGACTCGGCCGAGGGCTCCAGCCTGGTGGGCGATGGCCAAGCCAGCGCCACGCCGCTACGGCGTGCCGCGCAGCATCGGGGCCTGGCTTTGCACCTGCCGCTGGCGGATCTGAGCGAGCAGATCGTCGCCACCGCGCCGAACCTGGAAGGCAGCGACCCGGCGCCTCTGCGCGATGCGTCGGAGCGCTACGCGGCAGACGCCTTGCTGGCGGTCCATGCGAAGGAAGAAGGCGGCCAGTGGCATGGTACCTGGCGCCTGTGGCTGGGGGACCAGCGTGAGCAGGGCACTGCCCAGGGCGCCGATCCTGCGGCCTTGGCCGATGCGGTCATGCTCGCGGTGAGCCAGCGCCTGGCGCCGCGCTTCGTCGCCAAGCCGGGGGTGGCCACGGAGCAATTGCTGGAAGTGCAGGGCATGAACCTGGAGCGCTACGCGGCGCTGGGGCGTTTGCTCGAACCGTTCGCTGGGCAGTTGCAGCGGGTCGAAGGGGACCGGATCGTCTATCGGGTCAACGGCAGTGCCGAACAATTGAAGGCGCAACTGGCCCTGGCAAGACTGCAGGAGGTTCCAGCCGGTGAGGCCGTCGCGCCGGTGCCGGTCGCGCCACCCGCCGCCGATGGCTCGGCCCCGGTTGCAGCACCTGCGCCAGCACCGGCCGCCAATTTGCGGTTCCGCTGGTAG
- a CDS encoding DUF2058 domain-containing protein has product MSLSLRDQLLKAGLVNQKQAKQVGKEKQKQQRLAHKGQIELDDSQQRAAQEAMAEKVKRDQELNRQQQEKVEQKARAAQIKQLIEVSRLPKLTTEDYYNFVDDKKVKRISVNTLMRNKLSSGSLAIVHHAGGYEVIPREAALKIQERDPKRIVQLNTQTEEVDADDPYAAYQIPDDLMW; this is encoded by the coding sequence ATGAGCCTTTCCCTTCGCGACCAGTTGCTCAAAGCAGGGCTGGTCAACCAAAAGCAGGCCAAGCAGGTCGGCAAAGAGAAACAGAAACAGCAGCGCCTGGCCCACAAAGGCCAGATCGAACTGGATGATTCCCAGCAGCGTGCCGCCCAGGAAGCCATGGCCGAAAAGGTCAAGCGCGACCAGGAACTCAACCGGCAGCAGCAGGAAAAGGTCGAGCAGAAGGCCCGGGCCGCGCAGATCAAGCAATTGATCGAAGTCTCGCGCCTGCCGAAGCTGACCACTGAGGATTACTACAACTTCGTCGACGACAAGAAGGTCAAGCGCATCTCGGTCAATACGCTGATGCGCAACAAGTTGAGCAGTGGCTCCCTGGCGATCGTCCACCACGCCGGCGGCTACGAAGTGATCCCGCGCGAGGCCGCCCTGAAGATCCAGGAACGCGACCCCAAGCGCATCGTCCAGCTCAACACCCAGACCGAAGAAGTGGATGCCGATGATCCGTACGCGGCGTATCAGATTCCTGATGATTTGATGTGGTAA
- the mazG gene encoding nucleoside triphosphate pyrophosphohydrolase: protein MYSLEDLLHLMNRLRDPQYGCPWDIKQTYATIVPHTLEEAYEVADAIERGDFDHLQGELGDLLFQVVYYSQLAREENRFEFAGVVDSITRKLIRRHPHVFPTGDLYAPLDIPRLSEEQVKQRWEEIKAEERAEKASAPEQLSLLDDVPGALPALSRSAKLQKRAGQVGFDWPGPLPVLDKVREELDEVLEAMADNDPVAISDEIGDLLFSVVNLARHLKVDPETALRDANGKFERRFRFIEQALRDTHRPMEDCTLEELDALWGEAKRQEKNLPSCG from the coding sequence ATGTACAGCCTCGAAGACCTGCTCCACCTCATGAACCGCCTGCGGGACCCGCAGTACGGCTGCCCGTGGGACATCAAGCAAACCTACGCCACCATCGTGCCTCATACCCTTGAAGAAGCCTACGAGGTGGCCGATGCGATCGAACGCGGCGATTTCGATCACCTGCAGGGCGAGTTGGGCGACCTGTTGTTCCAGGTGGTGTATTACAGCCAGTTGGCCCGGGAAGAAAATCGCTTCGAATTCGCCGGCGTGGTCGACAGCATCACCCGCAAGCTGATCCGCCGCCATCCCCATGTGTTTCCTACCGGTGACCTGTATGCGCCCTTGGATATCCCGCGCTTGAGCGAAGAGCAGGTCAAGCAGCGCTGGGAAGAAATCAAGGCTGAGGAGCGGGCCGAGAAAGCCTCGGCGCCCGAGCAATTGTCGCTGCTCGACGATGTGCCGGGGGCGCTGCCGGCGTTGTCCCGTTCGGCGAAGCTGCAAAAGCGTGCGGGCCAGGTCGGTTTCGACTGGCCAGGTCCTTTGCCGGTGCTCGACAAAGTCCGCGAGGAACTGGACGAAGTGCTCGAAGCCATGGCCGACAACGATCCGGTGGCTATCAGCGACGAGATCGGCGATCTGTTGTTCAGCGTGGTGAACCTGGCTCGCCACCTCAAGGTCGACCCGGAAACCGCGCTGCGCGATGCCAACGGGAAGTTCGAGCGGCGGTTCCGATTTATCGAACAGGCATTGCGCGACACCCACCGTCCCATGGAAGATTGCACCCTCGAAGAGTTGGACGCCTTGTGGGGCGAAGCCAAACGTCAGGAAAAGAATTTGCCCAGCTGTGGCTGA
- the purN gene encoding phosphoribosylglycinamide formyltransferase yields the protein MSATCDVVVLLSGTGSNLQALIDSTRTGDSPVRIRAVISNRADAYGLQRARDAGIDTRVLDHKAFEGREAFDAALIEQIDTFNPQLVVLAGFMRILSAGFVRHYQGRLFNIHPSLLPKYKGLHTHQRALEAGDTEHGCSVHFVTEELDGGPLVVQAVIPVELHDTPQSLAQRVHAREHQIYPMAVRWFAEGRLTLDDRGASLDGQLLAASGHLIRY from the coding sequence ATGTCCGCAACCTGTGACGTGGTGGTGCTGCTGTCCGGCACCGGCAGTAACTTGCAGGCCTTGATCGACAGCACACGGACCGGCGACAGCCCGGTCCGTATCCGTGCGGTGATTTCCAACCGCGCCGATGCCTACGGCCTGCAACGCGCCAGGGACGCGGGCATCGACACCCGGGTCCTGGATCACAAGGCGTTCGAGGGCCGCGAAGCCTTCGACGCCGCGCTGATCGAACAGATCGACACCTTCAATCCGCAACTGGTCGTGCTCGCTGGCTTCATGCGCATCCTCAGCGCTGGCTTCGTGCGTCACTACCAGGGCCGTCTGTTCAATATCCATCCCTCGCTGCTGCCCAAATACAAAGGGTTACACACTCACCAGCGCGCGCTGGAGGCCGGAGACACGGAGCACGGCTGCTCCGTGCACTTTGTCACCGAGGAACTCGATGGCGGACCACTGGTCGTACAGGCAGTAATACCGGTAGAGTTGCACGACACGCCGCAAAGTCTGGCGCAGCGGGTTCACGCCCGCGAGCACCAGATCTACCCGATGGCCGTACGTTGGTTTGCCGAAGGAAGGCTGACCCTCGACGATCGCGGTGCCTCACTGGACGGCCAGTTGCTCGCCGCCAGCGGCCATTTGATTCGATACTAG
- a CDS encoding C40 family peptidase encodes MLNRFAPLVPLALVTLLFGCAAHSPVSQQAPQPQVRNSVTAQSSSVAFQEEMASDKELAAFAGSKPYQLPVLADSILERGMSLIGTRYRFGGTSEAGFDCSGFIGYLFREEAGMNLPRSTREMINVNAPLVARNQLEPGDLLFFSTNGRRGRVSHAGIYLGDNQFIHSSSRRSGGVRIDSLGDSYWSKTFIEAKRALAMAPTVVTARK; translated from the coding sequence ATGCTAAATCGCTTCGCACCCCTCGTGCCTCTCGCACTCGTTACCCTGTTGTTCGGTTGCGCTGCCCACTCTCCAGTGTCCCAGCAAGCGCCACAACCACAGGTCCGGAATTCCGTTACCGCCCAGTCTTCCTCCGTTGCGTTCCAGGAAGAAATGGCCTCCGACAAAGAACTCGCAGCCTTCGCCGGCAGCAAGCCTTACCAGCTTCCAGTACTGGCTGACAGTATCCTGGAGCGTGGCATGTCGCTGATCGGTACCCGCTACCGTTTTGGCGGTACTTCTGAAGCCGGCTTCGATTGCAGCGGTTTCATCGGTTATCTGTTCCGCGAAGAGGCTGGCATGAACCTGCCGCGTTCCACTCGCGAAATGATCAACGTGAACGCCCCACTCGTAGCGCGCAATCAGCTGGAGCCCGGTGACCTGCTGTTCTTCAGCACCAACGGTCGTCGCGGTCGCGTCAGCCATGCCGGTATCTACCTGGGCGACAACCAGTTCATCCATTCCAGCAGCCGCCGCAGCGGTGGCGTGCGGATCGACAGCCTGGGCGACAGCTACTGGAGCAAGACCTTCATCGAAGCCAAGCGCGCCCTCGCCATGGCACCGACTGTGGTCACTGCTCGCAAGTAA
- a CDS encoding PQQ-dependent sugar dehydrogenase, which produces MLKPPHLLIVALAAGLVACGESSTLQVSDGTGPAPKLPEPNKTLVPTVNIAEAIGWPQGAKPTPAQGLQVGAFAEGLDHPRWLYVLPNGDVLVAETNAPPKPDDSKGIRGWVMKKVMGRAGAGVPSPNRITLLRDANHDGIAETRTVFLENLNSPFGMTLVGNDLYVADTDRLIRFPYKDGDTQIKAQPTKVVDLPGGTLNHHWTKNVIASRDGSKLYVTTGSNSNVAENGMEAEEGRAAIWEVDRTSGNHRIFASGLRNPNGLAWEPRSGALWTAVNERDEIGSDLVPDYITSVKDGAFYGWPYSYYGQHVDVRVEPQNPALVAKAIAPDYAVGPHTASLGLTFAEGSTLPAPFTEGAFVGQHGSWNRKPHSGYKVIFVPFNGGKPVGQPVDVLTGFLNADEKAQGRPVGVVIDKQGGLLVADDVGNKIWRVSGQ; this is translated from the coding sequence ATGCTCAAGCCACCCCATCTTCTGATCGTCGCCCTTGCCGCCGGGCTTGTCGCTTGTGGCGAGTCTTCCACGCTGCAAGTGTCCGATGGCACCGGTCCTGCGCCGAAACTGCCGGAACCGAACAAGACCCTGGTCCCCACCGTCAACATCGCCGAAGCCATCGGCTGGCCGCAAGGCGCCAAGCCAACCCCGGCCCAGGGCCTGCAAGTGGGCGCGTTCGCCGAAGGACTGGATCATCCGCGCTGGCTTTACGTGCTGCCCAATGGCGATGTGCTGGTGGCCGAAACCAACGCCCCACCCAAACCGGACGATTCCAAGGGCATCCGTGGCTGGGTGATGAAAAAGGTCATGGGCCGCGCCGGTGCCGGGGTGCCCAGCCCCAACCGCATCACGCTATTACGCGACGCCAATCACGATGGCATCGCCGAAACCCGTACGGTATTCCTGGAAAACCTCAATTCGCCGTTCGGCATGACCCTGGTGGGCAATGACCTGTACGTGGCCGACACCGACCGACTGATCCGCTTCCCGTACAAGGACGGTGACACACAGATCAAGGCGCAGCCGACCAAGGTCGTCGACCTGCCGGGCGGCACCCTCAACCATCACTGGACCAAGAACGTGATCGCCAGCCGTGACGGCAGCAAGCTGTACGTCACCACCGGTTCGAACAGCAACGTCGCGGAAAATGGCATGGAGGCCGAAGAAGGTCGCGCCGCCATCTGGGAAGTGGACCGGACCAGCGGCAATCACCGAATCTTCGCCTCAGGCCTGCGCAACCCCAACGGCCTGGCCTGGGAACCCCGCAGTGGGGCGCTGTGGACAGCAGTGAATGAACGGGATGAGATCGGCAGCGACCTGGTGCCGGACTACATCACCTCGGTCAAGGACGGCGCGTTCTATGGCTGGCCCTACAGCTACTACGGGCAGCACGTCGATGTCCGGGTCGAACCACAGAACCCGGCCCTGGTGGCCAAGGCCATCGCCCCGGACTACGCTGTCGGCCCCCATACCGCCTCACTGGGCCTGACCTTCGCTGAAGGCAGCACCCTGCCTGCACCGTTTACCGAAGGGGCTTTCGTTGGTCAGCACGGTTCCTGGAACCGTAAGCCCCACAGTGGCTATAAAGTGATTTTCGTACCGTTCAACGGCGGCAAACCCGTGGGGCAACCGGTGGATGTGCTGACCGGCTTCCTGAACGCCGACGAAAAAGCTCAGGGCCGGCCAGTGGGCGTGGTGATCGATAAACAGGGTGGGTTGTTGGTGGCTGATGATGTGGGGAACAAGATCTGGCGGGTCTCGGGTCAGTAA
- a CDS encoding DUF3108 domain-containing protein, translating to MRRALLFACALLALPLAQAAELQPFSASYTADWKQLPMSGTAERNLTKEANGTWKLSFKASMMIASLTEESTLTLDKDTLLPQSYHFERGGLGKAKKADLDFDWNTKMVTGTDRGDAVKLPLNRGMVDKSTYQLALQHDVAAGKKSMSYQVVDDGEVDTYDFRVLGSEKVDTKAGQIDAIKVERVRDPTQSKRITVLWFAKDWDYLLVRLQQVETDGKEYNIMLQDGTVNGKAVKGS from the coding sequence ATGCGTCGCGCCCTGCTCTTCGCTTGCGCTCTGCTTGCCTTGCCCCTGGCACAGGCCGCAGAACTTCAACCGTTCTCCGCCAGCTACACCGCCGACTGGAAACAGTTGCCCATGAGCGGCACCGCCGAGCGCAACCTGACCAAGGAGGCCAACGGCACCTGGAAGCTGAGCTTCAAGGCTTCGATGATGATCGCCAGCCTGACCGAAGAAAGCACCCTGACCCTGGACAAGGACACCCTGCTGCCACAGTCCTACCACTTCGAACGTGGTGGCCTGGGCAAGGCCAAGAAGGCCGACCTGGACTTCGACTGGAACACCAAGATGGTCACCGGCACCGATCGCGGTGACGCGGTCAAGCTGCCGCTCAACCGTGGCATGGTCGATAAATCCACTTACCAGTTGGCCCTGCAGCATGACGTGGCGGCTGGCAAGAAAAGCATGAGCTATCAGGTCGTGGATGATGGCGAAGTCGATACCTATGACTTCCGTGTGCTGGGTTCGGAGAAGGTCGACACCAAGGCCGGACAGATCGATGCGATCAAGGTCGAGCGCGTGCGCGATCCGACACAAAGCAAGCGCATCACCGTGCTCTGGTTCGCCAAGGACTGGGACTACCTGCTGGTGCGCCTGCAACAGGTCGAGACCGACGGCAAGGAGTACAACATCATGCTCCAGGACGGCACGGTCAATGGCAAGGCTGTGAAAGGCAGCTGA
- the cobO gene encoding cob(I)yrinic acid a,c-diamide adenosyltransferase — translation MTDTPDRDERHLARMQRKKAVIDERIANSPNECGLLLVLTGNGKGKSSSAFGMLARSMGHGMQCGVVQFIKGRNSTGEELFFRRFPEQVRFHVMGEGFTWETQDRQRDIAAAEAAWAVSRQLLSDPSIGLVVLDELNIALKHGYLDLDQVLSDLQARPPMQHVVVTGRGAKPEMIELADTVTEMGMIKHAFQAGIKAQKGVEL, via the coding sequence ATGACCGACACCCCTGATCGCGATGAACGCCACCTGGCGCGCATGCAGCGCAAGAAAGCCGTGATCGACGAGCGCATCGCCAACTCGCCGAACGAATGCGGCTTGCTGCTGGTGCTGACCGGCAACGGCAAGGGCAAGAGCAGCTCGGCGTTCGGCATGCTGGCACGGTCCATGGGCCATGGCATGCAATGCGGTGTGGTGCAGTTCATCAAGGGACGCAATAGCACCGGTGAAGAGCTGTTTTTTCGCCGCTTCCCGGAGCAGGTGCGTTTTCATGTCATGGGTGAAGGTTTCACCTGGGAAACCCAGGACCGCCAGCGCGACATCGCCGCCGCCGAAGCCGCCTGGGCCGTATCCCGTCAGTTGCTCAGCGATCCGTCCATCGGCCTGGTGGTGCTCGACGAATTGAATATCGCCCTCAAGCACGGCTACCTCGACCTCGATCAGGTGCTCAGCGATCTGCAGGCGCGTCCGCCGATGCAGCATGTGGTGGTGACCGGTCGCGGCGCCAAGCCGGAGATGATCGAGCTGGCCGACACCGTGACTGAAATGGGCATGATCAAGCACGCGTTCCAGGCGGGTATCAAGGCGCAGAAAGGCGTCGAACTGTGA
- a CDS encoding AI-2E family transporter, whose product MGDTRRWFWLGGVALLFALIYLLHPILTPFLVALLLAYLFDPVVDRLEKLGLSRTWGVVAVFALFTLIVSALLLVLIPMLAKQLVRLYELAPQMLDWLQHSAMPWVQSKLGLADGFWKFDKVKAAISEHMGQTTDIVGVVLSQATASGLALIGWLANLVLIPVVAFYLLRDWDLMMAKIRSLLPRQREERIMTLTGECHEVLGAFVRGQLLVMVALGFIYAAGLMLVGLELGLLIGLIAGLAAIVPYMGFVIGIGAALIAGLFQFGGDLYPMVGIVAVFMVGQALEGMVLTPLLVGDRIGLHPVAVIFAILAGGELFGFTGILLALPVAAVIMVLVRHMHDLYKDSDIYSGAEDPDL is encoded by the coding sequence ATGGGCGATACGCGGCGTTGGTTCTGGTTGGGTGGGGTTGCCCTGCTGTTCGCGCTTATCTATTTGCTGCATCCGATCCTCACGCCGTTCCTGGTTGCGCTGCTGTTGGCCTATCTGTTCGATCCGGTGGTGGATCGCCTGGAAAAACTCGGCCTGTCGCGGACCTGGGGCGTGGTGGCGGTGTTTGCGCTGTTCACACTGATCGTGAGCGCCCTGTTACTGGTGCTGATACCGATGCTCGCCAAGCAACTGGTGCGCCTGTACGAGTTGGCGCCGCAGATGCTCGATTGGTTGCAGCACAGCGCGATGCCGTGGGTGCAGTCGAAATTGGGCTTGGCCGACGGTTTCTGGAAGTTCGACAAGGTCAAGGCCGCCATCAGCGAGCACATGGGCCAGACGACCGATATCGTTGGCGTGGTGTTGAGCCAGGCGACGGCCTCGGGCCTGGCGTTGATCGGCTGGCTGGCAAACCTGGTGCTGATCCCGGTGGTGGCTTTCTATCTGCTGCGGGACTGGGACCTGATGATGGCCAAGATCCGCAGCCTGCTGCCGCGTCAGCGCGAAGAACGCATCATGACCCTGACCGGCGAATGCCATGAGGTCTTGGGGGCGTTCGTGCGCGGGCAGTTGCTGGTAATGGTGGCCCTGGGTTTCATCTACGCGGCCGGCTTGATGCTGGTGGGGCTGGAGTTGGGGTTGTTGATCGGCTTGATCGCCGGGCTGGCGGCCATCGTGCCGTACATGGGCTTTGTGATTGGTATCGGTGCGGCGTTGATCGCCGGGTTGTTCCAGTTCGGCGGTGACTTGTACCCGATGGTCGGCATCGTGGCGGTGTTCATGGTCGGGCAAGCCCTGGAGGGCATGGTGCTGACGCCGCTGTTGGTGGGCGACCGCATTGGCCTGCATCCCGTGGCGGTGATCTTTGCGATCCTGGCCGGTGGCGAGTTGTTCGGTTTCACCGGGATCCTGCTGGCGCTGCCGGTGGCGGCGGTGATCATGGTGCTGGTGCGGCATATGCACGATCTGTACAAGGATTCGGACATTTATAGCGGCGCTGAAGACCCTGATCTGTAG